In Treponema vincentii, a single window of DNA contains:
- a CDS encoding metal ABC transporter solute-binding protein, Zn/Mn family: MKKLFFTAVCMMFFSIVTVSLFAGGKTEKNMEGKVAVAATFDAMKELTEIVGKDKVYVHTIIPPGVEAHDFEPKAGDLKFLMQAKAVVYNGLGMEPWLMDALHAVKQDTIKTICASNGIKPIELAEGHHHHHHHHEDEHDHDHDEHDHDHDDDHEAVDPHAWLSLESAKVMVKNIADGLSEVDPANAAFYKANAAAFIANADALLAKYRDNFAKVSHRRFVTGHAAFGYLCRDFGLEQNSVEDVFSDGEPSAQQLAKLADYCNQYGIKVVFSENAASPQVSATLAKEVGASVQTIYTIESAEDGLSYMERMTSNIEKIYKSLAQ; the protein is encoded by the coding sequence ATGAAGAAATTGTTTTTTACAGCAGTTTGTATGATGTTTTTCAGCATCGTCACGGTAAGTCTGTTTGCCGGCGGAAAAACCGAGAAAAACATGGAAGGAAAAGTTGCCGTTGCAGCAACCTTTGATGCGATGAAGGAACTCACGGAAATCGTGGGTAAAGATAAGGTGTATGTCCATACGATTATCCCGCCGGGAGTTGAAGCTCATGATTTTGAACCCAAGGCAGGAGATTTAAAGTTCTTAATGCAGGCAAAAGCCGTTGTTTACAACGGTTTGGGTATGGAACCGTGGCTTATGGATGCTCTCCATGCGGTGAAGCAGGATACGATAAAGACTATTTGCGCAAGTAACGGTATTAAACCGATCGAACTCGCAGAAGGACACCATCATCATCACCACCACCACGAAGATGAGCACGATCATGATCACGACGAGCATGACCATGATCATGATGACGACCACGAAGCGGTTGATCCTCATGCGTGGTTGAGCCTTGAATCCGCTAAAGTGATGGTTAAGAACATCGCCGACGGTTTAAGTGAGGTAGATCCTGCAAATGCCGCTTTCTATAAGGCGAATGCCGCAGCTTTTATTGCGAATGCTGATGCGCTTTTAGCAAAATACCGCGATAACTTTGCAAAGGTAAGTCATCGCCGTTTCGTTACCGGACACGCGGCGTTCGGCTATCTTTGCCGTGACTTCGGGCTTGAACAGAATAGCGTGGAAGATGTATTTTCTGACGGAGAACCGAGTGCACAACAATTAGCAAAATTAGCAGATTATTGTAACCAATATGGAATTAAAGTTGTTTTCTCCGAAAATGCGGCCAGCCCGCAAGTTTCGGCAACCTTAGCAAAAGAAGTCGGGGCTTCGGTGCAAACAATTTATACGATTGAGTCGGCTGAAGACGGTTTATCCTATATGGAACGGATGACCTCTAATATAGAAAAAATTTACAAAAGCCTTGCACAGTAA
- a CDS encoding SbcC/MukB-like Walker B domain-containing protein has translation MRNLRSHFADDYAVSDVILTFFIGAQLYRIKRQLPYTKEGRKLETPEEVSLECYENGSWENRSSTNKRETDASIQNLIKLSDKEFSRIVLLPQGEFAQFLRAQSSDKKETLMHLFPIKRYSDLMQEAKLRADTLQQEAHTIEANLETLHTRFVYHRYESDRAELLNEIDRIRDEHGGILTALQTKNTELEQEKILAEKRKELERVTEELEACRIREEDIRNLKAKIEKAQRAAPLAVHVNQLLELEAACAADERQIREKRERMEELTARMNALQERHNEITAKEQERDNLYAVIDSLRKAAVLEQEIGAEQAEEDNLKRAAAAAQAQLQRIEAQLTAVTEKTAILAPAVDALDEREHAYRNLQTRLDMEKQLHEMLCKQEQLNTFLHSYAQAADNARTQLAELARDCDIQTEQIDRIEEEKKAAGRQRAAAALAEHLEEGSPCPVCGSVHHPAPAQEAAQSAFSFDERIEAAKRSAAKLQHEKGKAQTALAGAEASYTNYQKQIDERAAAAADLQLRYKECSATPFPEGKDAAESRIKETAQQINEAVQAYNASRKAFAEQKTLEEEARRLQRERQECTQQHHSAEQRLSGVSAALQEKRRQFNQAFSQLPENRRSVQLSSDTEILDKQEDFGKQGTGGKAKAPDAPAGKTAPEQYEVPDAETALEQCEALLQELKLTINAYHTDVAEATQNLERIRGELSTAETHGQERSQQRSEKTAQLEAAYIKEGFADLEDLQQAVCSEPEVAQWKTEIDTFYEQYAAYKQAAAGLEKDVTATEPRDLDELEIAVEALRQRYDEIQARLEVLNTEKAKLEELHTQHTELTKALAVKTAEEQNWVALAKDLCGSNPRKLQFDTWILSAFLHEVTVFANKRLERMSEGRYRLAVSEEHGAGNAYRGLDLEIADAYTGKCRPSATLSGGETFMASISLALGLADSIQARAGGIRIDSMFIDEGFGSLDEKALENAVGILDEIRGNRMVGIISHVGELQSRIPQKIEVIKTGTGSSIRQGKAQP, from the coding sequence ATGCGGAATTTGCGGAGCCACTTTGCAGACGACTATGCAGTCTCCGATGTCATACTCACCTTTTTTATCGGAGCGCAGCTGTACCGAATAAAACGGCAGCTGCCGTATACCAAAGAAGGCCGAAAGCTGGAAACACCGGAAGAAGTCTCCCTCGAATGCTACGAAAACGGCAGCTGGGAAAACCGCTCATCGACTAACAAGCGGGAAACCGATGCTTCAATCCAAAATCTGATTAAACTTTCCGACAAAGAGTTCAGCCGCATCGTCCTTTTGCCGCAGGGAGAATTTGCGCAGTTCTTGCGGGCGCAGTCGAGCGATAAAAAAGAGACGCTGATGCACTTGTTTCCCATCAAACGCTACTCGGATTTAATGCAGGAAGCGAAGCTCCGCGCAGACACGTTGCAGCAGGAAGCGCATACAATAGAAGCAAACCTTGAAACCCTGCATACCCGCTTTGTCTACCATCGTTACGAGAGCGACCGCGCAGAGCTGCTGAACGAAATTGACCGTATCAGGGATGAACACGGCGGTATCCTGACCGCCTTACAGACAAAGAATACCGAGCTTGAGCAGGAAAAAATACTCGCAGAGAAGCGAAAAGAGCTGGAGCGGGTTACCGAAGAGCTGGAAGCATGCCGCATCCGCGAAGAGGATATCCGCAATTTAAAAGCGAAGATCGAAAAAGCGCAGCGGGCGGCCCCGCTCGCCGTCCACGTAAATCAGCTCCTTGAGTTGGAAGCGGCATGTGCGGCGGACGAACGGCAGATACGGGAAAAACGGGAACGCATGGAAGAACTGACCGCCCGTATGAACGCTTTGCAGGAACGGCACAACGAGATCACCGCGAAAGAGCAAGAGCGGGACAACCTCTATGCCGTCATCGATTCGCTGCGGAAAGCTGCCGTGTTGGAACAGGAAATCGGAGCGGAACAAGCCGAAGAAGATAACCTGAAACGCGCCGCTGCTGCCGCCCAAGCGCAACTGCAGCGTATCGAAGCGCAGCTCACCGCCGTTACGGAAAAAACCGCCATCCTTGCTCCTGCCGTCGATGCGCTTGATGAGCGGGAACACGCCTACCGCAACCTGCAAACCCGGCTCGACATGGAAAAACAGCTGCACGAGATGTTATGCAAACAGGAACAGCTCAATACCTTTTTGCACAGCTATGCGCAGGCCGCGGATAATGCGCGGACACAGCTTGCAGAGCTCGCCCGCGACTGTGATATTCAAACGGAACAAATCGATAGAATAGAAGAAGAAAAAAAAGCGGCGGGACGGCAGCGTGCAGCGGCGGCGCTCGCGGAACACCTCGAAGAAGGAAGTCCCTGCCCCGTCTGCGGTTCGGTACATCACCCCGCACCGGCTCAAGAAGCTGCACAAAGTGCGTTCAGCTTTGACGAGCGGATAGAAGCGGCAAAACGGAGCGCAGCAAAACTGCAACATGAAAAAGGAAAAGCGCAGACGGCGCTCGCCGGTGCGGAGGCTTCGTATACAAATTATCAAAAACAAATAGATGAACGGGCGGCAGCGGCGGCTGATTTACAGCTGCGGTATAAAGAATGCAGCGCGACGCCCTTTCCGGAAGGAAAGGATGCGGCGGAGAGCCGCATTAAGGAAACCGCTCAGCAGATCAACGAGGCGGTGCAAGCGTACAACGCATCCCGCAAAGCCTTTGCCGAACAAAAGACGCTGGAAGAAGAAGCCCGCCGTTTGCAGCGGGAGCGGCAGGAATGTACGCAGCAGCACCATAGCGCGGAACAACGCTTAAGCGGAGTTTCCGCCGCGCTGCAAGAAAAACGCCGCCAGTTTAACCAAGCTTTTTCTCAGCTACCCGAAAATCGGCGCAGCGTTCAGTTGAGTTCGGACACGGAAATTTTGGACAAACAGGAAGACTTCGGCAAACAGGGAACCGGCGGCAAAGCCAAAGCCCCCGATGCCCCTGCCGGCAAGACTGCACCGGAGCAATACGAAGTCCCCGATGCGGAAACCGCGTTGGAGCAATGCGAAGCGCTGCTGCAGGAACTCAAGCTGACTATCAACGCCTACCATACCGATGTTGCCGAAGCAACGCAAAACCTTGAACGGATCCGCGGAGAACTTTCCACAGCGGAAACGCACGGACAGGAACGCTCGCAGCAGCGCAGCGAAAAAACAGCGCAGCTCGAAGCCGCGTATATAAAGGAAGGTTTTGCCGATTTGGAAGATCTACAGCAAGCCGTGTGCAGCGAACCGGAAGTTGCGCAGTGGAAAACCGAAATCGACACCTTTTATGAGCAGTACGCGGCGTACAAGCAGGCGGCGGCCGGATTGGAAAAAGACGTTACCGCGACGGAGCCGCGCGACCTCGATGAGCTGGAAATCGCCGTCGAAGCCCTGCGCCAACGGTATGATGAAATACAGGCGCGGCTCGAAGTCCTCAATACGGAAAAAGCAAAGCTGGAGGAGCTGCACACCCAGCACACGGAACTGACCAAAGCTCTTGCAGTTAAAACAGCGGAGGAGCAAAATTGGGTAGCCCTTGCGAAAGACCTCTGCGGCAGCAATCCGCGGAAACTCCAGTTCGACACGTGGATTCTTTCCGCCTTTTTGCACGAAGTAACCGTGTTTGCAAATAAACGACTTGAGCGGATGAGCGAGGGACGGTACCGGCTTGCCGTCAGCGAAGAGCACGGCGCAGGGAACGCATACCGAGGTCTCGACTTGGAAATCGCCGACGCCTATACCGGTAAATGCCGCCCTTCCGCGACCCTCTCCGGCGGGGAAACATTTATGGCCTCGATCAGTCTTGCGCTCGGCCTTGCCGATTCCATTCAAGCGCGGGCAGGCGGTATCAGAATAGATTCGATGTTCATCGACGAAGGCTTCGGGTCGCTCGACGAAAAAGCCCTGGAAAACGCTGTCGGGATTTTAGACGAAATACGCGGGAACCGGATGGTCGGCATCATCTCTCATGTCGGCGAACTGCAAAGCCGCATCCCGCAAAAGATTGAAGTGATAAAAACCGGAACAGGCTCGTCCATACGTCAAGGTAAGGCGCAACCTTGA
- a CDS encoding AAA family ATPase translates to MRPKELILHNIGPFTGEHTVNFDSLGSLFLIYGQTGAGKTTLFDAISYAFLRKTARR, encoded by the coding sequence ATGAGACCTAAAGAACTGATACTGCACAACATCGGCCCTTTTACCGGCGAGCATACCGTCAACTTTGACAGCCTCGGTTCCCTCTTTTTAATTTACGGACAAACCGGCGCCGGAAAGACCACACTCTTCGACGCCATTTCTTACGCCTTTTTACGGAAAACCGCTCGGCGGTAG